A stretch of DNA from bacterium:
CGGAATACAATATTGAATCGTTGTTCTGTCTTTGCAAGGATTAGGATAGTTCTGATAAAGAGCGAAAACCAAAGGTTTCTCTTTGTTATCACTTGTGCCCCATGTAACATCAACCTTGAATTTATGAGTGCCCGCATTTGCATAAGTGTAGTTTGTAGCTTCTCTCATATTTATCGTAGCTTTGGTCTCAATGTCAGTA
This window harbors:
- a CDS encoding T9SS type A sorting domain-containing protein — translated: TDIETKATINMREATNYTYANAGTHKFKVDVTWGTSDNKEKPLVFALYQNYPNPCKDRTTIQYCIPKECDVKLSLYDLSGRNVKTLVNAKTKPGRYVTTVESKNFAAGVYFLKFKAGDYKETKKIVLMK